The following coding sequences lie in one Oncorhynchus nerka isolate Pitt River linkage group LG14, Oner_Uvic_2.0, whole genome shotgun sequence genomic window:
- the LOC115141444 gene encoding neutral amino acid transporter B(0)-like, with translation MAEKINMDGKASNGEAHQDELVANGFGHNTCSKETTTEKIKRLVMANFLVILTVAGVIVGVFIGLGVRHMELSRTQILYVGFPGELLIRLLKMIIIPLVVCSLVSGAASIDPKALGKLGGWAMLFFLVTTLIASAIGVIMAFIISPGSNTGSKPILLDDGELPPTKEVVDSFLDLIRNIFPSNLVSAAFQSYATSYKFVTKNGTNGLPNITVEKVPFGIDQDGMNILGLVVFAIVFGVALRKLGEEGEILIKFFNSFNEATMVLVSWIMWYAPLGIMFLVAGKIVEMEDVGTLFASLGKYIACCIIGHAVHGLLVLPGIYFIITRKNPYTFLWGIFTALATGFGTSSSSATLPLMMKCVEENNGVSKHISRFILPIGATVNMDGAALFQCVAAVFIAQLNSIPLNFIQVFTILVTATASSVGAAGIPAGGVLTLAIILEAVGLPTNDISLILAVDWLVDRTCTVLNVEGDAFGAGLLQWYVDRSAKPEEGEELNEVKMEDDTPAVPEHSPLIGEKESRGAGDEKAAARGSEKESVM, from the exons ATGGCAGAAAAGATCAACATGGACGGGAAGGCATCCAACGGAGAGGCGCATCAGGATGAGCTGGTAGCCAACGGATTCGGCCACAATACGTGTTCCAAAGAGACAACAACGGAGAAAATCAAGAGGTTAGTCATGGCCAACTTTCTGGTGATTCTCACCGTGGCCGGGGTGATCGTCGGGGTGTTCATCGGACTTGGCGTGCGCCACATGGAGCTGAGCAGGACACAGATCCTCTATGTGGGTTTCCCTGGTGAACTGCTCATCCGGCTGCTGAAAATGATCATCATTCCCTTGGTCGTGTGCAGTCTGGTGTCCGGGGCGGCCAGCATCGACCCCAAAGCCCTGGGTAAGCTAGGCGGCTGGGCCATGCTCTTCTTTTTGGTCACCACCTTAATTGCGTCAGCAATCGGGGTGATCATGGCGTTCATCATCTCCCCCGGATCGAACACCGGCTCCAAGCCGATTTTGTTGGATGACGGCGAGCTGCCCCCGACCAAAGAAGTGGTGGACTCATTCTTGGACCTGATCAG AAACATCTTCCCCTCCAACTTGGTGTCTGCTGCCTTTCAGTCT TACGCTACCAGCTACAAGTTTGTGACCAAGAATGGCACTAATGGCTTGCCCAACATCACAGTTGAGAAG gttccCTTTGGCATAGACCAAGACGGTATGAACATCCTAGGACTGGTGGTGTTTGCCATAGTGTTTGGTGTGGCCCTGAGgaagctgggagaggagggagagatcctCATCAAGTTCTTCAACTCCTTCAACGAGGCCACCATGGTGCTGGTGTCCTGGATCATGTG gtATGCCCCCCTTGGAATCATGTTCTTGGTAGCAGGGAAGATCGTGGAGATGGAGGACGTGGGAACGCTGTTTGCCAGCCTGGGCAAGTACATCGCCTGCTGTATCATTGGCCACGCCGTCCACGGCCTGCTGGTCCTGCCGGGCATATACTTTATCATCACCCGCAAGAACCCCTACACCTTCCTGTGGGGCATCTTCACCGCTCTGGCCACAGGCTTTGGAACCAGCTCCAG ctctgccACCCTGCCCCTGATGATGAAGTGTGTGGAGGAGAACAACGGTGTGTCGAAGCACATCAGTCGTTTCATTCTGCCCATCGGGGCCACGGTGAACATGGACGGTGCAGCGCTCTTCCAGTGTGTGGCGGCCGTCTTCATCGCTCAGCTCAACAGCATCCCGCTCAACTTCATCCAAGTCTTCACCATCCT agtgacagcCACGGCGTCCAGTGTGGGAGCAGCAGGGATCCCCGCTGGGGGCGTGCTGACGCTGGCCATCATCCTGGAGGCAGTGGGACTGCCCACCAACGACATCTCCCTCATCCTCGCCGTCGACTGGCTCGT TGACCGTACCTGCACCGTTCTGAACGTGGAGGGCGACGCCTTCGGAGCCGGGCTGCTGCAGTGGTACGTGGACCGCTCTGCCAAGCCCGAGGAGGGGGAGGAGCTAAACGAGGTGAAGATGGAGGATGACACGCCCGCCGTGCCTGAGCACTCGCCCCTCATCGGGGAGAAGGAGAGCAGGGGTGCGGGCGACGAGAAGGCGGCGGCTCGCGGCTCTGAGAAAGAGTCCGTCATGTAG